The Candidatus Gracilibacteria bacterium genome window below encodes:
- the rpsR gene encoding 30S ribosomal protein S18, producing MSKKKLKTVCPFKEAGVTYIDYKDVETLKKYLSRYGRITPRYYTGVSLKFQKMLASAIKKARVMALLPYTLGE from the coding sequence ATGTCAAAAAAGAAACTCAAAACCGTATGCCCTTTTAAAGAAGCAGGCGTTACATACATCGATTACAAAGATGTAGAGACACTCAAGAAGTATCTCTCTCGCTATGGTCGTATCACGCCTCGTTACTATACAGGCGTGAGTCTCAAATTCCAGAAGATGCTCGCATCTGCTATCAAAAAAGCTCGCGTTATGGCACTCCTTCCATATACTCTTGGTGAATAA
- the ssb gene encoding single-stranded DNA-binding protein, with amino-acid sequence MRTVNKVILIGNIAKDPLVRTTMGGAKSALFVVATNRAFKDKTGATQSEAEFSNCIAWGPLADRCEEFLRKGKLVYVEGRLKTRTKDNEDGTRLYRTEIVVMNLIFLSKREDAPMGDEHHEVTPESDILDIDMPEDENVF; translated from the coding sequence ATGAGAACAGTAAATAAAGTGATTTTGATCGGCAATATCGCAAAAGATCCACTGGTACGTACGACGATGGGCGGTGCTAAGAGTGCCCTTTTCGTTGTCGCCACTAACCGTGCCTTCAAAGATAAGACTGGAGCCACACAAAGCGAAGCAGAATTTAGTAACTGTATCGCATGGGGTCCGCTCGCTGATCGCTGCGAAGAATTTCTCCGCAAAGGTAAGCTCGTCTACGTCGAAGGACGACTCAAAACTCGTACCAAAGACAACGAAGATGGCACTCGCCTCTACCGCACAGAGATCGTCGTGATGAATCTCATCTTTCTCTCAAAACGAGAAGACGCCCCGATGGGTGATGAGCACCACGAGGTTACTCCTGAATCAGATATTCTGGACATCGATATGCCAGAAGATGAAAACGTTTTTTAA
- the rpsF gene encoding 30S ribosomal protein S6, with product MKKYELMMIVDPMLEAQALESLIADIRSELDVHGMKIEGETKWGIRDMAYRINGSKTGHYLIYTLSSSEPKKIQGLEKVLGIKKGLWRYLLTIISAS from the coding sequence ATGAAAAAATACGAACTTATGATGATCGTCGATCCGATGCTCGAGGCACAAGCTCTCGAGTCGCTCATAGCAGATATACGCTCTGAGCTCGACGTTCACGGGATGAAAATAGAGGGGGAGACCAAGTGGGGAATTCGTGATATGGCCTACCGTATCAATGGTTCTAAAACTGGTCATTACCTCATCTATACTCTCTCGTCTTCGGAACCTAAGAAGATACAGGGACTTGAAAAAGTTCTCGGTATCAAGAAATGACTCTGGAGATATCTTCTGACGATTATATCTGCCTCATAA
- a CDS encoding queuosine precursor transporter: MKPIKPIAAPSFRFTVLVSLFCVILIISNIASTKMTQFAGLTLDAGTILFPLSYIFGDIFAEVYGWKTAKKIILLGFAAIVLNALILAIVQYLPVASFWEFQSSYENILGLVPRITLGSIFGYLAGSLSNAWSLLWIRRLTGERWLWVRTIGSTLIGETADTAVFCTIAFLGTMGQTDLLHLALSNIIFKIAVEALCTPVTYRVVKWMK; this comes from the coding sequence ATGAAACCTATTAAACCTATTGCCGCTCCCTCCTTCCGCTTTACTGTGCTGGTCAGTCTTTTCTGTGTGATTCTCATTATCTCAAATATTGCATCGACGAAAATGACGCAATTTGCAGGCCTGACTCTCGATGCCGGCACCATTCTTTTTCCTCTTTCCTATATTTTTGGAGATATCTTTGCAGAGGTTTATGGTTGGAAAACAGCGAAAAAGATTATTCTTCTCGGATTTGCAGCGATTGTTCTCAACGCCCTGATTCTGGCGATTGTGCAATATCTTCCTGTGGCGAGTTTTTGGGAATTTCAATCAAGTTATGAAAATATTCTCTGACTCGTCCCTCGCATTACGCTCTGAAGTATTTTTGGCTATCTGGCTGGCTCACTCTCAAATGCCTGGAGTCTTCTCTGGATTCGTCGACTCACAGGAGAAAGATGGCTCTGGGTACGTACAATTGGTTCAACCCTGATAGGAGAAACAGCTGATACAGCAGTATTCTGTACCATCGCATTTCTCGGAACTATGGGGCAGACAGATCTCCTCCACCTCGCCCTCTCAAATATTATTTTCAAAATTGCCGTTGAAGCACTCTGTACACCAGTGACCTATCGCGTGGTGAAGTGGATGAAGTAA
- a CDS encoding metallophosphoesterase: MLDAFSVPLSVYIGVFLVLASSYILGETFQHYYSSLFSDALITFGSLWFVGIVHFFFASLGYDIFKLTNYFFHFISQEGMKMVAYHLTWLTVVATVVMIVAGYVNARTPVIREQTIMVHKKNPVTDTLRIAVASDIHLGPINGGYHAERVVAQINALKPDLILLPGDILDGEVDPVIRRDLGERLRKLSAQYGVYGSLGNHEYIGGVDRAANYLMDHTITLLRDSITPVAGITLIGRDDISGMQFGKIRSNLEDLVSLTDPETALILMDHQPKNLFEAEQNKIDVQFSGHTHNGQLWPLNYIVSQVFELARGYKQKGNTHIFVSSGVGTWGPPVRTNARPEILLVTLKFQSGS, encoded by the coding sequence ATGTTGGATGCCTTTTCTGTGCCACTCTCGGTATATATAGGTGTGTTTTTGGTTCTCGCTTCTTCCTATATTCTCGGTGAGACATTTCAGCACTATTATAGTTCTCTTTTTTCTGATGCGCTCATCACCTTTTGATCACTCTGGTTTGTTGGCATAGTTCATTTTTTCTTTGCAAGTCTAGGATATGATATTTTTAAACTCACGAACTATTTTTTTCATTTTATCTCACAAGAGGGGATGAAAATGGTTGCTTATCATCTCACATGGCTTACTGTGGTCGCTACGGTGGTAATGATCGTCGCTGGCTACGTCAATGCTCGCACGCCCGTTATTCGTGAGCAGACTATCATGGTTCATAAAAAGAATCCTGTAACAGACACTCTTCGTATCGCTGTTGCCAGCGATATTCATCTCGGCCCTATCAATGGTGGGTATCATGCAGAGCGAGTTGTCGCACAGATCAATGCTCTTAAGCCAGATCTTATCTTGCTCCCAGGTGATATCCTCGACTGAGAAGTCGATCCCGTCATACGTCGTGATCTCGGCGAACGTCTCCGTAAACTATCAGCTCAATATGGTGTGTATGGCTCTCTCGGGAATCATGAATATATCGGAGGTGTCGACCGAGCAGCGAATTATCTCATGGATCATACTATCACTCTCTTGAGAGATAGTATCACACCAGTTGCCGGTATCACACTAATAGGTCGAGATGATATCTCAGGAATGCAATTTGGGAAAATCAGAAGCAATCTCGAAGATCTCGTAAGCTTAACTGACCCAGAGACAGCACTGATACTGATGGATCACCAACCAAAGAATCTCTTTGAAGCAGAACAAAATAAAATCGATGTACAGTTTTCTGGTCATACACATAATGGGCAACTCTGGCCACTGAATTACATTGTTTCCCAAGTATTCGAATTGGCACGGGGGTACAAACAAAAAGGCAACACTCATATCTTTGTTTCTTCTGGTGTTGGGACATGGTGACCACCAGTTCGGACCAATGCTCGACCAGAGATTCTTCTTGTGACATTGAAGTTTCAGTCTGGTTCTTAA